The nucleotide window GACGTCATTGCCTTCTTTCCTTAATGAGCTTGGCGAAGAGAGGCCAGATCCATTAGAAATCGAATCTTCCCATGAACATTCTGATCCTTGCCGCTGGTTACGCAACCCGCCTCTATCCCCTCACCGAAAACAAGGCCAAGCCCCTGCTTGAAGTAGCGGGTAAGCCGATGATCGAATGGGTGCTCGACAACCTCGCCCCGATTCCCGACATCGATCGGGTCTATGTGGTCACGAACAACAAGTTCGCCGGGGCTTTCGAAGAGTGGGCTGCCGGGTACAAAGCAAAGGGAATCGGTGGGGCCAAGATGGAGTTCACTATCGTCAACGACGGCTCCACATGTGATACCGACAAACTCGGAGCAATCGGCGACATCCACTACGTTCTCAAGACCCAAGATATCAGTCACCAGGATCTACTGGTTGTTGCCGGGGATAATCTCTTCAGCCAGCCCGTTCCAGAATTCGCGGAGGCCGCCAAAAAGCATCCCGCCACACTCGCCCTCTACGACGTGGGGAACCTTGAGGAGATCCGAAAATACAATAACGTCTCAGTCGATGCCGAGGGCGTGATCACCCATTTCGAGGAGAAGCCGGAGCATCCCACCACCACCAAGACCGGCATCGCTCTTTACTATTACCGCAAGGATGTCCTCCCGCTCATCGATACCTATGTCGCGGAGGGAAACAACCCCGATCAACCGGGGCGCCTGATCCAGTGGCTCTATACGCGGGTCAAGGTGGGTACCTGGGACGTCCCTGGAACCTGGTTCGATATCGGAAGCAAGGAAACCCTGATCGAGGCCAACGAGGTCTTCAAAAAGTTCGCCTGAAGTTCCGTCGAAGCCTAACGAGTCAGGATCAACCTTCCACCACCGGACTTCGGGAATAAATCCCTCGGCCCGGGGCGGATAATTGGATGATTGATGATTATTATGCCAACCTAAGCCGCTTGCTTCCATGGCGGGTCTTGGCGACCACACTCCCACGGCGGAAGAGATCCTGAATGGCCGCCAGCGTTTCGCGTTCATTGCGGGCATAGCTGGAGACGGTGGCGACAAGCTCGCCGAGTGAGGTGATGTACTTGGGGTTGGTATGTGTTTTCATGATGTGGTCTATCTGATGAGTAAGACACACACCTGGCAGATGATGTTCAAAATAGTTGCAGTCCGAAACGCGCCTCTCTCCTCACCCTCCCTATGGCAACGAACAAGGGCGATGGCCTTGCTTGTCTCTACGGCTAGGATATGCTCCAAACATCCCTAATTCGGATTCGCATGTACCTACTATCTGCCAAACGATCAACCCTCCAAGGCATCTTCACTCCCTTCGTTTTCGGAGCCCTTGCCGCCTCTTCAGCGTTGGCTGTCGAGACGAATGCCTCTGCGTCACTCAATCCGCTCCCCGCACTTGCCTCTCGTGCCACTATGACATCCGGAAATCCGGAAACTCTGCTCAAACTTCTCTCTGCCGGAGGCTTGGTGATGATCCCTCTGCTGGTTCTTTCCGTGATCACGCTGGCATTGATCCTTGTCTATCTCGTCACTCTCAGGAGAGGTGCCGTGGCCGGTTCACGATTCATGACGATGGCTGAGACACTGCTCGGCAAAGGGGACCTCCTAGGGCTCTTGGCCATTGCCAACAAGCACCGCGATATTGCGGCCTCCATCCTCACAAGAACGCTTGAATTTCTGGCCAGTCATCCGGGGGCCACGGACGATCAACTCCGGGAAATCGCGCAGACAGAGGGAAGCCGCGAGGCTTCCCTGCTGAACCAGCGCGTAGCATGGCTTGCCGACATCGCCACGGTGGCACCCATGCTGGGACTGCTCGGCACGGTTTTCGGCATGATCCGTTCCTTCAGCGTGATGGCCAACGACGTGGCTGCTTCCCGCCCGATGTTGCTAGCAGAGGGGGTGGCCGAGGCTCTCGTCGCAACGGCGGCCGGACTAGTCGTCGGCATTCCTGCGATGATCGCCTATGCTTGGTTCCGCGGGAGGGTTCAGGAAATGATCTCCGAAATGGAGGGGGTAACCTCCCTTCTGCTGGTGAAGCTCGTGATCGCCAGAAAGAATTCGCAGACACCCCGCTGATCCGCACCGTCTGCCGTGAATTTTCGCACGCGCCAACAACCGGAGCCACGAGGCTTCCTGATCGCCCCGATGGTCGACATCCTGCTCGTGCTGCTTGGGTTCTTCATGCTCACGTGGAGTTTTGCCCGGCAGGAACGGGAACTCGATGTCCAGATGCCCTCGGCGGGCGAGGCCAAGGAACAGCGGCGCTCCGTCGGCGAGGTGATCGTCAACGTGAAGGCCGATGGCAGCCTTGTCATGAACCGCCGGCGCATGACCTCGGACGAGCTTCTGGCCGCACTTTCACGGATTGCCGCGCTTTATCCCGACCAGGCCGTGGTGCTTCGCGGCGATCAGCGTGTCGACTATGGACATATCGTCCAGACACTCGACCTCTGCCGAAAGGCCAACATCTGGAACATCGCCTTCGCCACAGCTAGCCCAGAAGCCCCCGCTGCCAGTCCATAAGTACCCATAAGCACCCATGAGGAACTGTAAAAGGAAGGGATGGGGCTCAGCACTCCTTTGGGTAGCCCCGAGCATCCTGAGCACCCTGAGCGGACTTCCGGGATTGACGGTAACGCTCTGCGGACAGTCGCTCTCACCAGAACCGGAAGTCCGCCGCGCCCTCCCTGTGACGTCGACTTCCTTGCCGACTCCGACACCGACTCCGGTCATGAGGGCCCTGCCAGCGGATTCGACGACTTTGCCATCACCCGCCCCCTCAGCGTCTACGGAGACTCAAAGGATTCCTTCCACTCCTAGCACCGCATCCACGACAACAGCGACCTCCGTTGATGCGCCGGGCAGTATCCGCCTCACCCCCATCGCTGCAGCCGATCCCTCGGTGCTGGCAGCATCCCAGCTTGCGATCGCCGACGGATGCTATTCAAGGAAACAGCCGGAGCTGGCCATCCCCGAATATGAGAAATTCCTGATCATGGCATCGCGGAACTCAGTTGATCGGGAACGTGCCCTTTACCGCTTGGGGGAATCACAGCGCCAGATGGGTAGCATGGCCGCCGCGGAGCGCAGCTTCCTGAAGCTGATCGCCGAATACCCGAACGGCCAGTATGTCCCCTCCTCCTCGTTCCGCCTTGGCGAGATAAGGGAGTCGCGGAGTGAGTATTCCAACGCGGCGGATAATTTTGCGGTGACTGCCAAGGGCGCCACCGATCCCTCGATCCGAATTGCCGCTCTCTACCATCAGGCACTCTGTCTGGAAAAGAGCGGCCACCAGCGGGAGGGAGAGTCTCTTTTCCGCTC belongs to Verrucomicrobiota bacterium and includes:
- a CDS encoding MotA/TolQ/ExbB proton channel family protein — its product is MYLLSAKRSTLQGIFTPFVFGALAASSALAVETNASASLNPLPALASRATMTSGNPETLLKLLSAGGLVMIPLLVLSVITLALILVYLVTLRRGAVAGSRFMTMAETLLGKGDLLGLLAIANKHRDIAASILTRTLEFLASHPGATDDQLREIAQTEGSREASLLNQRVAWLADIATVAPMLGLLGTVFGMIRSFSVMANDVAASRPMLLAEGVAEALVATAAGLVVGIPAMIAYAWFRGRVQEMISEMEGVTSLLLVKLVIARKNSQTPR
- a CDS encoding biopolymer transporter ExbD — protein: MNFRTRQQPEPRGFLIAPMVDILLVLLGFFMLTWSFARQERELDVQMPSAGEAKEQRRSVGEVIVNVKADGSLVMNRRRMTSDELLAALSRIAALYPDQAVVLRGDQRVDYGHIVQTLDLCRKANIWNIAFATASPEAPAASP
- a CDS encoding nucleotidyltransferase family protein, which produces MNILILAAGYATRLYPLTENKAKPLLEVAGKPMIEWVLDNLAPIPDIDRVYVVTNNKFAGAFEEWAAGYKAKGIGGAKMEFTIVNDGSTCDTDKLGAIGDIHYVLKTQDISHQDLLVVAGDNLFSQPVPEFAEAAKKHPATLALYDVGNLEEIRKYNNVSVDAEGVITHFEEKPEHPTTTKTGIALYYYRKDVLPLIDTYVAEGNNPDQPGRLIQWLYTRVKVGTWDVPGTWFDIGSKETLIEANEVFKKFA